One genomic window of Paeniglutamicibacter sp. Y32M11 includes the following:
- a CDS encoding aldehyde dehydrogenase family protein has translation MTVYANPNTEGSLVNFKSRYEHFIGGQWVAPVKGQYFENITPVTGKGFCEVGRGTAEDIEAALDAAEAAAGPWGKSSPASRAVILNKIADRMEENLEMLAVAESWDNGKAVRETINADMPLAIDHFRYFAGCIRSQEGSLSQLDENTTAYHFHEPLGVVGQIIPWNFPILMAVWKLAPALAAGNAIVLKPAEQTPVSILVLMELIGDLLPAGVLNVVNGFGVECGKPLASNKRIRKIAFTGETTTGRLIMQYASENLIPVTLELGGKSPNIFFEDIADKDDAFYDKAKEGFTMFALNQGEVCTCPSRALIQESIYDTFMPEVIKRTEAIKQGNPLDTETMMGAQASNDQLEKILSYLDIGKAEGAKVLTGGGRAELGGDLEGGYYVQPTIFEGHNKMRIFQEEIFGPVVSVAKFSGYDEAIEIANDTLYGLGSGVWSRNGNTAYRAGRDIQAGRVWVNQYHAYPAHSAFGGYKSSGIGRENHKMMLDHYQQTKNLLVSYSEDKLGFF, from the coding sequence ATGACGGTCTACGCCAACCCGAACACCGAAGGATCCCTGGTCAACTTCAAGTCCCGCTACGAGCACTTCATTGGCGGGCAGTGGGTGGCGCCGGTCAAGGGGCAGTACTTCGAGAACATCACCCCGGTCACCGGCAAGGGCTTCTGCGAGGTAGGCCGCGGCACGGCCGAGGACATCGAAGCGGCGCTGGATGCGGCGGAAGCAGCGGCCGGACCGTGGGGCAAGAGCAGCCCGGCGTCGCGTGCGGTGATCCTGAACAAGATCGCTGACCGCATGGAAGAGAATCTGGAAATGTTGGCCGTCGCCGAGTCGTGGGACAACGGCAAGGCGGTGCGCGAGACCATCAACGCCGACATGCCGCTGGCCATCGACCACTTCCGTTACTTCGCCGGTTGCATCCGTTCCCAAGAGGGCAGCCTTTCGCAGCTGGACGAGAACACCACGGCCTATCACTTCCACGAACCGCTGGGCGTCGTCGGACAAATCATCCCGTGGAACTTCCCGATCCTGATGGCCGTGTGGAAGTTGGCCCCGGCGCTGGCAGCCGGCAACGCCATCGTACTGAAGCCTGCGGAACAGACCCCGGTCTCGATCCTGGTGCTCATGGAGCTGATCGGCGATCTGCTCCCGGCCGGGGTGTTGAACGTCGTCAACGGATTTGGTGTTGAATGCGGTAAGCCGTTGGCCTCGAACAAGCGCATCCGCAAGATTGCGTTTACCGGCGAGACCACCACCGGCCGGCTGATCATGCAGTACGCCTCCGAGAACCTCATCCCCGTGACGCTGGAGCTGGGCGGCAAGTCGCCGAACATCTTCTTCGAGGACATCGCCGATAAGGACGATGCGTTCTACGACAAGGCCAAGGAAGGCTTCACAATGTTCGCGCTGAATCAGGGCGAGGTCTGCACCTGCCCGTCGCGCGCCCTGATCCAGGAATCGATCTACGACACGTTTATGCCCGAGGTCATCAAGCGCACCGAGGCCATCAAGCAGGGCAACCCGCTGGACACCGAGACCATGATGGGCGCTCAGGCCTCCAATGACCAGCTGGAGAAGATCCTGTCCTACCTGGACATCGGTAAGGCCGAGGGAGCCAAGGTGCTCACCGGTGGTGGCCGCGCGGAACTTGGTGGGGATTTGGAGGGTGGCTACTACGTGCAGCCGACCATCTTCGAGGGCCACAATAAGATGCGTATCTTCCAGGAGGAGATCTTCGGTCCCGTCGTCTCGGTGGCGAAGTTCTCCGGGTACGACGAGGCGATCGAGATCGCCAATGACACGCTCTACGGACTGGGCTCGGGAGTGTGGAGCCGCAATGGCAACACCGCCTACCGTGCCGGACGTGACATCCAGGCCGGCCGCGTCTGGGTCAACCAGTACCACGCCTACCCCGCGCACTCCGCGTTTGGCGGCTACAAGTCCTCGGGCATCGGACGCGAAAACCACAAGATGATGCTTGATCACTACCAGCAGACCAAGAACCTGCTCGTCTCCTACTCGGAAGACAAGCTCGGCTTCTTCTAA
- a CDS encoding HNH endonuclease signature motif containing protein — protein MNSSATPSASGRQARISTTVRNLAAVLLDARSTVEELTTLNPDAASSALILGLLENTQRTIAYGQLHATFHAEVNQIYRLDPETATHLDALAAAPQALADGTTAIPAERMCTGMAQHRNTAAYLQAHLHISASEARRRLTGARLLVAPAPSFGLAAPLPGPDMDFSSTEWTMGRTGTESTLAPPLFPVLAQAAADGTADVGNLAQLAGRLEGMQPRIHQREDASKLNTAIEESLAHEARTAEPRNAHKALSDWGAYLETNGAPMTDEEIRAKRGMFYRGVREGFAEYLLRCDPIDAESIESFGEAWSNPRSNKVPPVSASTAGPHTVDPPTVGPPTVGAGNCDGQATARKPVTRPVAPVGIPAPAWAIAPGMAPDQVPLSSWVDGVATSNGTDNTTNTNTNTGSGDMLGLVDPRTTPQLLLDGIIASINGSLTGTALSESGGLPVRVGVLIDYQSLLGQCETAGITGHGRVVSAENIRRLACDAGILPAVLGSQGEILDLGREVRGFSPAQRKALAMRDRGCCIPGCHRPASTTEAHHVKSWLDGGVTSVANGALTCGYHHLQIHAGLITLRMIDGIPYVVERAGQPRGDPERNLWWHPELRTVGFIPPLFTD, from the coding sequence ATGAATTCTTCCGCCACACCCAGCGCCTCAGGGAGGCAAGCACGCATCAGCACCACGGTCAGGAACCTGGCCGCGGTCCTCCTTGACGCGCGCTCGACCGTGGAAGAACTCACCACCCTGAACCCCGACGCGGCCTCCAGCGCCCTCATCCTGGGCCTGCTTGAGAACACCCAACGCACCATCGCCTACGGCCAACTTCATGCCACCTTCCACGCCGAGGTCAACCAGATCTACCGCTTGGACCCGGAGACCGCCACGCACCTTGATGCTCTCGCCGCCGCCCCACAAGCCCTGGCCGATGGCACCACCGCCATACCAGCGGAGCGGATGTGCACGGGGATGGCTCAGCACCGCAATACCGCCGCCTACCTCCAAGCCCACCTCCACATTTCCGCTTCCGAGGCCCGCCGCCGACTCACCGGTGCACGCCTGCTGGTCGCCCCAGCCCCATCATTTGGGCTTGCCGCCCCGCTCCCGGGACCAGACATGGACTTCTCCAGCACCGAGTGGACCATGGGTCGCACCGGTACTGAGTCGACTTTGGCTCCTCCACTGTTTCCGGTGTTGGCGCAGGCAGCCGCCGATGGGACCGCGGATGTTGGCAATTTAGCCCAACTGGCCGGACGGCTTGAAGGGATGCAGCCGCGTATCCATCAACGCGAAGACGCTTCAAAGCTGAACACCGCCATCGAAGAATCCCTGGCTCATGAGGCACGCACCGCCGAACCTCGAAACGCGCACAAGGCCCTGAGCGATTGGGGTGCCTATCTGGAAACGAACGGGGCACCGATGACCGACGAAGAGATTCGGGCCAAGCGGGGCATGTTCTACCGTGGCGTGCGTGAAGGGTTCGCCGAGTATCTGCTGAGGTGTGATCCGATCGATGCCGAATCGATTGAGTCGTTTGGTGAAGCCTGGTCCAACCCGCGCTCGAACAAGGTCCCACCGGTTTCTGCCTCCACCGCTGGCCCACACACCGTCGACCCACCTACGGTCGGCCCACCTACGGTCGGTGCCGGAAATTGTGACGGCCAGGCCACCGCTCGCAAGCCCGTGACCCGCCCCGTGGCGCCGGTGGGGATTCCCGCTCCGGCGTGGGCGATTGCCCCGGGGATGGCTCCGGATCAGGTGCCGCTGAGTTCGTGGGTCGATGGGGTAGCGACCAGCAACGGCACAGATAACACCACCAACACCAACACCAATACCGGCAGCGGTGACATGCTGGGTTTGGTGGATCCACGCACCACCCCGCAACTCTTACTCGATGGCATCATTGCCTCGATCAACGGATCTCTCACCGGTACCGCCCTGAGTGAATCCGGTGGCCTGCCGGTCAGGGTCGGGGTGCTGATCGACTATCAGTCGCTACTGGGTCAATGTGAAACTGCGGGTATCACCGGGCACGGCCGGGTGGTTTCGGCGGAGAATATTCGTCGACTGGCCTGCGATGCTGGGATCTTGCCCGCGGTGCTGGGGAGTCAGGGGGAGATTCTGGATTTGGGTCGCGAGGTGCGCGGCTTCTCCCCGGCCCAGCGCAAGGCTCTAGCGATGCGTGATCGAGGGTGTTGCATCCCGGGATGTCATCGTCCGGCGTCCACCACCGAGGCTCATCATGTGAAGTCTTGGCTGGATGGCGGGGTGACAAGTGTGGCTAATGGGGCTTTGACGTGTGGTTATCATCATTTGCAGATTCATGCTGGGTTGATCACGCTGAGGATGATCGACGGGATTCCGTATGTGGTTGAGCGGGCGGGTCAGCCGCGTGGTGATCCGGAACGTAATTTGTGGTGGCATCCGGAGTTGCGGACGGTGGGGTTTATCCCGCCCCTATTCACCGACTAA
- a CDS encoding GAF domain-containing protein, producing the protein MPVFDRLLLDTTRDAGLLLAIGDPTGRLLWVKGERQILRAAEAMAFVPGSDWSERAVGTSAPGTALVTGRGVQVSGAEHFDSIAHHWSCSAVPIHSPDSGELLGVVDLTGGEAAVGGYSLALLKAAVAAAESELRWHEDHLEVPRKTFVGVSGGKRIPTPSSTPILAVTTGAGAELRCGEATLELGTRHAELLVLLSWHARGLTGEELVELLHINPDTADLGTLRAEFVRLRKAMADFDPRIVPLSRPYRLPQPLICDAREVLRAIEGGRLDDALDHYAGPVLVRSMAPGIESIREQVFAALRQAMLQDGNDTQLLRFMELPEVQGDEEVLTTTLQVLPAKSPHRALVVAALESIGPAV; encoded by the coding sequence TTGCCGGTCTTTGATCGTTTACTTCTTGATACGACCCGCGATGCGGGCCTTCTTCTGGCCATCGGCGATCCGACGGGACGTCTTCTGTGGGTGAAGGGTGAACGTCAAATTTTGCGAGCGGCCGAAGCAATGGCTTTTGTGCCTGGATCGGACTGGTCCGAACGGGCCGTTGGGACCTCGGCGCCGGGAACAGCACTGGTCACCGGTCGGGGAGTTCAAGTTTCGGGTGCCGAACACTTTGATTCCATTGCCCATCACTGGAGTTGCTCTGCGGTTCCCATCCACTCGCCTGATAGTGGTGAGCTGTTGGGGGTGGTTGACCTGACCGGTGGAGAAGCCGCGGTGGGTGGCTATTCCCTCGCGCTCCTCAAGGCTGCGGTCGCCGCAGCCGAATCTGAATTGCGATGGCACGAGGACCATCTCGAGGTGCCGCGGAAAACGTTCGTGGGTGTGAGTGGTGGCAAACGAATCCCGACTCCTTCCTCAACGCCAATTCTGGCTGTGACGACCGGAGCTGGAGCGGAACTCCGGTGCGGCGAAGCGACCTTGGAGTTGGGCACCCGGCATGCAGAGTTGCTTGTTTTGCTCTCGTGGCATGCGCGTGGGCTAACAGGCGAGGAGCTCGTCGAGTTATTACATATCAATCCTGACACCGCCGATCTGGGAACCCTGCGGGCGGAATTCGTTCGTTTGCGGAAGGCCATGGCGGATTTTGATCCGAGGATTGTGCCGCTATCGCGACCGTATCGCCTGCCTCAGCCGCTGATTTGTGATGCACGTGAGGTGTTGCGGGCCATTGAAGGAGGGCGGCTGGACGATGCCTTGGATCATTATGCGGGGCCAGTCCTCGTTCGTTCGATGGCACCGGGCATTGAATCGATCCGTGAGCAAGTTTTTGCCGCTCTCCGTCAGGCTATGTTGCAGGACGGTAATGATACGCAGCTGTTGCGTTTTATGGAGCTGCCCGAGGTGCAAGGCGATGAGGAAGTCCTCACGACCACCTTGCAGGTGCTTCCGGCCAAGTCGCCGCATCGTGCACTAGTCGTCGCGGCCTTGGAAAGCATTGGGCCCGCGGTTTAG
- a CDS encoding VOC family protein — protein sequence MARMIFVNLPTKDLAASDTFYAGLGFEKNTDFSNEVATAWMITETIWVMVLSEEFYSSFLRNGDKATYGAGPREVLNAISGETREEVDEFARRALAHGGTIYREAAEEFPGMYSVAFLDPDGHEWEVGWMDMEATPGA from the coding sequence ATGGCCCGAATGATTTTCGTCAATCTACCCACCAAGGATCTCGCAGCATCGGATACTTTTTATGCCGGTCTAGGATTCGAAAAGAACACAGACTTCTCCAACGAAGTCGCCACCGCATGGATGATCACCGAAACCATCTGGGTCATGGTGCTCTCCGAGGAGTTCTACTCCTCATTCTTGCGTAACGGGGACAAAGCAACCTACGGAGCAGGACCGCGTGAGGTCCTCAACGCCATCAGCGGGGAGACCCGCGAGGAAGTCGACGAGTTCGCCCGTCGCGCCCTCGCCCACGGTGGCACCATCTACCGCGAGGCCGCCGAGGAGTTCCCGGGCATGTACTCGGTAGCGTTCCTTGACCCAGACGGACACGAATGGGAAGTCGGATGGATGGACATGGAAGCTACCCCAGGAGCCTAA
- a CDS encoding carbamoyl-phosphate synthase, protein MQINENQPFVPVILGGDIGAYSLAREFHEQYDIHSVLVPSVLTGITEHSQILLPRPFEQQEDAAAFAAFVANLGREFGGSNGTKRPLLLLGAADQHIRFIATHADELSEWFTIPYVGNAELDRATEKDAFYQLCRELGVSYPATVVHDCANGSVDGAQIAAELAAEGVPFPAIVKPSDGVAWGQLKFAGKKKVHTVASLTELTELISKATLAGYAGTLIVQDLIPGGDSGMHLATFFSDREGKVRFVSCGRVIVEEHAPGALGNSAAIVAQPNDVAVVEGIRLLEELGWTGFSMFDMKLDPRDGTYKFFELNPRLGRNHFYVTAAGHNVTRFYVEEYLRGGLTGGDDLQVATNRHLYNILPLRLLRRYVPSDMKTGVDELISTKQYSHPLYYKKETNPRRWFYILVSTLNHFRKFKRHHPAS, encoded by the coding sequence ATGCAGATCAACGAGAACCAGCCCTTTGTCCCAGTCATTTTGGGCGGTGACATCGGCGCCTACTCGTTGGCGCGGGAGTTTCACGAACAGTACGACATCCATTCGGTCTTGGTCCCATCGGTACTGACCGGAATCACTGAGCACTCACAAATCCTGCTGCCACGTCCCTTTGAGCAGCAGGAAGACGCTGCCGCCTTCGCCGCTTTCGTCGCAAATTTGGGCCGCGAGTTCGGCGGCTCCAATGGGACCAAGCGACCATTGTTGCTGCTCGGTGCTGCCGACCAGCACATTCGTTTCATCGCCACCCACGCCGATGAACTGTCCGAATGGTTCACCATCCCGTATGTAGGGAATGCGGAACTGGACAGGGCCACGGAGAAGGATGCCTTCTATCAGCTATGCCGGGAACTCGGTGTCAGCTACCCGGCCACCGTTGTGCACGACTGCGCAAACGGCTCGGTTGATGGGGCGCAAATCGCGGCGGAACTAGCGGCCGAGGGCGTTCCTTTCCCGGCCATTGTGAAGCCTTCGGATGGAGTTGCCTGGGGGCAGCTGAAATTCGCCGGCAAGAAAAAAGTCCACACCGTTGCATCCCTGACTGAGCTCACCGAGCTCATCAGCAAAGCCACCCTTGCGGGCTACGCAGGCACACTCATCGTTCAGGACCTGATCCCCGGTGGGGATAGCGGCATGCATCTGGCCACGTTCTTCAGCGACCGCGAAGGCAAGGTTCGTTTCGTTTCGTGCGGGCGCGTCATCGTGGAAGAACATGCCCCGGGGGCGCTGGGTAACTCTGCTGCCATCGTTGCCCAGCCGAACGACGTTGCCGTGGTTGAGGGAATTCGCTTGCTTGAGGAACTGGGCTGGACCGGCTTCTCAATGTTCGACATGAAGCTTGATCCGCGCGACGGAACGTACAAGTTCTTCGAATTGAATCCGCGGTTGGGCCGCAACCACTTCTACGTCACCGCCGCCGGTCACAACGTCACGCGCTTCTATGTTGAGGAGTACCTGCGCGGTGGGCTCACCGGTGGGGATGATCTGCAGGTGGCCACCAACCGCCATCTCTATAACATTCTGCCCTTGAGACTCTTGCGCCGCTATGTGCCAAGCGACATGAAGACCGGTGTTGATGAGCTCATATCGACCAAGCAATACAGCCATCCCCTGTACTACAAAAAGGAAACCAACCCACGGCGTTGGTTCTACATCCTTGTCAGCACGCTGAATCACTTCCGAAAGTTCAAACGGCACCACCCGGCATCCTAG
- a CDS encoding metal-sensitive transcriptional regulator, translating to MENTAPTLDEHVGHGYTANKEALLKRLSRIEGQVRGVNKMVSEDKYCIDILTQISAINAALHKVSLGLVEEHISHCVVNAAEQSIQTGDKSYVDEKVTEVTTAIGRLLR from the coding sequence ATGGAAAACACTGCCCCAACACTCGACGAGCACGTCGGGCACGGATATACCGCGAATAAAGAAGCACTGCTGAAGCGGCTAAGCCGCATCGAAGGTCAAGTCCGTGGCGTCAACAAGATGGTCAGCGAGGACAAGTACTGCATCGACATCCTCACACAAATTTCTGCCATCAATGCCGCCCTGCACAAGGTGAGCTTGGGGCTAGTTGAAGAGCACATTTCCCACTGTGTTGTGAATGCTGCAGAGCAAAGCATTCAAACCGGCGACAAGTCCTATGTGGACGAGAAGGTCACAGAGGTCACCACCGCTATTGGGCGACTTCTGCGCTGA
- a CDS encoding heavy-metal-associated domain-containing protein: MSEESSCGCGGCGCGSNSSNSNEGLTITMRPEDKVTQNHITLKIDGMTCGHCVASVTEELREIAGVTEVEVFLSAGGTSTAEITTTTPVEEETLAQAVQEAGYTLVSASA; this comes from the coding sequence ATGAGCGAAGAATCTAGCTGCGGTTGCGGCGGCTGCGGTTGCGGAAGCAACTCAAGCAACTCAAATGAAGGACTCACCATCACCATGCGACCGGAGGACAAAGTGACCCAGAACCACATCACCCTGAAAATCGACGGCATGACCTGCGGCCACTGCGTCGCATCCGTCACCGAGGAACTGCGGGAAATCGCCGGAGTCACCGAGGTCGAGGTCTTCCTCTCTGCCGGCGGCACATCCACCGCAGAGATCACCACCACTACTCCGGTAGAAGAAGAAACCCTGGCCCAAGCGGTTCAGGAAGCCGGCTACACCCTAGTTTCCGCGAGCGCCTAA
- a CDS encoding cation-translocating P-type ATPase, producing MSNEVIFPTNQRIIELDIQGMTCASCVGRVERKLGKIDGVEALVNLPLESAKVTVPESVSTEQIIATVAAAGYQASVKVDPFAVTETVAAVANGAAAEAGPGTPSGAPMAHGMNHAEEPAGNDLKKRLIVAAIFTVPLFVISMVPGAQFPHWGWVALALATPVALWSAWPFHRAAAINARHFASTMDTLVSLGVLAAYLFSLGQLIIDPMMTAHIGMNMSDHQLYFETAGVVATFLLLGRYLEARAKSRAGDALKSLLDLGAKEAVVLRNGVETRIPAAELIPGDEFVVRPGEKIATDGFVVTGQSAVDTALVTGESLPVDVGPDDTVIGATINTSGRLLVRATRVGRDTTLAQMGRLVSEAQTGKAPIARLADRISAVFVPIVLGIALLTFVLWLAFGGDLNTAFSAAVAVLVIACPCALGLATPIGLLVGTGRGAQLGILIRGPQVLEDTRKIDTVLLDKTGTITEGDLAVMSTEPAVNVDSRTLLALAGAAEAGSEHPIAHAITAAAARQSPLEAATEFTSAPGGGVRASVGVHTVVAGRLSWLEENGVALGDEHHALLRTAQESGATSIMVGVDGIFAGLINLSDTIKPTSAAAIARLKELGLRPVLLTGDNSAVAAKVAAQVGIAAEDVFADVLPEGKVQAVRTLQAQGQVVAMVGDGVNDAPALAQADLGIAMGSGTDVAIEAADLTIMGNDLAQVAQSIELSRKTLGTIKTNLFWAFAYNTAGIPIAALGLLNPMIAGAAMAASSVLVVANSLRLRSFGRK from the coding sequence ATGAGCAACGAGGTCATCTTCCCCACCAACCAGCGCATCATCGAATTAGACATTCAGGGCATGACCTGCGCATCGTGTGTTGGCCGGGTGGAACGGAAACTCGGCAAGATCGACGGCGTTGAGGCCCTGGTTAATCTGCCGCTGGAATCGGCCAAGGTCACCGTCCCTGAATCGGTGAGCACGGAGCAAATCATTGCAACGGTTGCCGCCGCGGGTTACCAAGCTAGCGTGAAAGTTGACCCTTTCGCCGTCACCGAAACGGTTGCAGCGGTAGCCAATGGAGCGGCCGCGGAAGCTGGGCCGGGAACTCCGTCCGGTGCGCCTATGGCTCATGGCATGAACCACGCTGAGGAACCCGCGGGGAACGATCTCAAAAAGCGTCTGATCGTCGCCGCCATCTTCACTGTTCCGCTGTTCGTCATCTCCATGGTCCCGGGTGCACAATTTCCGCATTGGGGTTGGGTGGCGCTCGCCCTAGCCACTCCCGTGGCGCTTTGGTCCGCATGGCCTTTCCACCGGGCAGCGGCCATAAATGCCAGGCACTTTGCTTCCACCATGGACACCTTGGTCTCTCTCGGGGTACTCGCGGCCTACCTCTTCTCTCTGGGGCAGTTGATCATCGATCCGATGATGACTGCTCACATCGGCATGAATATGAGCGATCACCAGCTCTACTTCGAGACCGCCGGAGTGGTAGCAACCTTCCTCTTACTCGGTCGCTACCTAGAGGCACGGGCCAAGTCGAGGGCCGGGGATGCACTGAAATCGTTGCTGGATCTCGGCGCGAAGGAAGCAGTGGTGCTGCGCAATGGAGTCGAAACGAGGATTCCCGCCGCCGAACTGATCCCCGGAGATGAGTTTGTCGTGCGTCCGGGAGAAAAGATCGCCACCGATGGATTTGTGGTCACCGGGCAGTCGGCCGTTGACACCGCGCTGGTTACCGGCGAATCGCTCCCCGTCGACGTCGGGCCCGATGACACAGTTATTGGAGCCACCATCAACACCTCGGGTCGACTGCTGGTGCGTGCCACTCGCGTTGGCAGGGACACGACACTGGCCCAGATGGGTCGCCTCGTTTCTGAGGCGCAAACTGGCAAGGCTCCCATCGCACGGCTGGCGGACAGAATTTCGGCCGTCTTCGTTCCCATTGTGCTGGGAATTGCGCTTCTCACCTTTGTCCTCTGGCTGGCGTTCGGCGGAGATCTGAACACCGCGTTTTCCGCTGCTGTCGCGGTATTGGTCATCGCCTGCCCCTGCGCCCTCGGCCTGGCCACCCCCATCGGGCTGTTGGTGGGCACCGGGCGGGGCGCTCAGCTGGGCATCTTGATCCGCGGTCCGCAGGTTTTGGAAGACACCCGGAAGATTGACACGGTGTTGCTGGATAAAACAGGCACCATTACCGAGGGCGACCTTGCCGTGATGTCCACAGAACCGGCCGTCAACGTTGACTCCCGCACGCTACTGGCACTGGCCGGAGCCGCCGAAGCAGGATCCGAGCATCCCATCGCCCACGCAATAACCGCCGCGGCGGCTCGTCAATCCCCGCTTGAAGCGGCCACCGAATTCACGTCGGCCCCCGGCGGCGGAGTGCGAGCGAGCGTTGGGGTGCACACCGTGGTTGCCGGTCGATTGAGCTGGTTGGAGGAAAACGGCGTCGCGCTGGGCGATGAGCACCATGCTCTGCTGCGCACAGCTCAAGAATCGGGAGCCACCTCTATCATGGTCGGGGTCGACGGCATCTTCGCGGGGCTCATCAACCTCTCCGACACCATCAAACCCACCTCCGCGGCGGCGATTGCCCGGCTCAAGGAGTTGGGATTGCGCCCGGTTTTGCTCACCGGGGATAATTCCGCGGTGGCCGCAAAGGTTGCGGCTCAGGTCGGAATCGCAGCTGAGGACGTCTTTGCCGATGTCTTGCCGGAGGGAAAGGTCCAGGCCGTACGCACGTTGCAAGCGCAGGGCCAGGTGGTGGCGATGGTCGGCGACGGCGTGAACGACGCACCGGCACTGGCCCAAGCGGACCTGGGCATCGCGATGGGGTCGGGTACGGATGTGGCCATCGAGGCCGCGGACCTGACCATCATGGGGAACGACCTCGCGCAGGTCGCCCAGTCCATTGAGCTCTC